TCCGGGCGTCCACGAGAAACACTAGGAGCCGGGCCTCGCCACCCCACCCTCTCTCCACTCTTCGATCGTCCGCACCTCCATCTCACCGGGCGCGGCGGCGGCGGATTCCACCAGCGCCGCGGCCGTGTCGAGCGAGGTCAGGCACGGGATGCGCCGCTCGACGGCGGCGCGCCGGATCTCGAAGCCGTCTTTGAAAACCGGGCCGCCGGCCTCGCTCGGGTCGGTGTAGATGTTCGACATCGTGTTGATGACCAGGTCGACCTCGCCACGCGTGATGACGTCGACCACGGTCGGGCCCTCGTCGCCGATCTTGGCGACGACTCTCGGCGAGAAGCCGGCCTGCCGAAGCGCCTTCGCGGTGCCTTCGGTCGCCACCAGCCGGCATCCCATCTGGACCAGCCGCGAGACGATCGGGAAGATCTCCGGCTTGTCCGCATCGGCGATCGTCAGCAGCGCGCCACCGCCACGTTTGACATGCATCCCGGAGGCCGCAAAGGCCTTGCGCAGGGCTCCGGTCAACGTGCGGTCGATCCCGATCGCCTCTCCCGTCGATTTCATCTCGGGTCCCAGGTATGAGTCGACCGCCGGCAGCTTGTTCATCGAAAAGACCGGGGCTTTGACGGCCACCAAAGGGCGCGCGGGACAGAGTCCCGTCGCCCAGCCCATGTCGGACAGCTTTTCCCCGAGCATGACCCGGGTCGCCATGTCGACCATGGGCACGCCGGTGACCTTGGAAAGGAACGGCACCGTTCGCGACGCCCGCGGGTTGACCTCGAGCACGTGCACCTTGCCGCGGTGGACGACGTACTGGACGTTGACCAGTCCTCGCAAACGCAGATGGCGCGCGATTCGCACCGTGTAATCGACCACGTCCTCGAGTTCGGATGTCTCCAGGCCCGGCGCCGGGTAAACCGCGTACGAGTCGCCCGAGTGTACTCCCGCCCTTTCCACGTGCTGCATCACGCCGGGGATGACCACGGTCTCGCCGTCGGTGACGGCGTCGACCTCCACCTCATCGCCCTGGAGGTACTTGTCGACCAGCACCGTGCCGCGCGGCAACGCGCTGATCGCCCACACCATGTAGCGCTCGAGCCCGCGCCGGTCGTGGACGATCTCCATGGCGCGCCCGCCCAGCACGTACGACGGCCTCACCAGCACCGGGTAGCCCGCGCGTTCCGCGATGACGATCGCCTCCTCGACCGTGGTGGTCGTGCCGCCGACTGGCTGCGGGATGCCGATCGCATCGAGCGCCTTCGCGAACGCCCGCCGGTCCTCGGCCAGGTCGATCGCCTCCACCGTGGAGCCGAGGATCGCGACCCCGCGTTCTTCCAGTGACGCGGCCAGGTTGATCGAGGTCTGGCCGCCGAACTGCACCAGCGCGCCCTCGACGCCTTCGACCTCCGCGACCTGGGCGGCGCCGTCCAGGTCGAGCGGATCGAAGTAGAGCCGGTCGGAGGTGTCGAAGTCCGTGGACACCGTCTCGGGGTTGGAGTTGACCAGGACCGCCCGGACTCCTGCCTTGCGCAGCGACCAGGCGGCGTGGACGGAGCAGTAGTCGAACTCGATCCCCTGGCCGATGCGGATCGGGCCCGACCCGATGACCAGCGCCGTCCGAGCGGCGCGATTCGACGTTGCGCCCTTGGCTTGAGCATGAGGCGCGCGCCCGGCCTCAGAGCTCTCGCTCTCCTCCTCCCAGCACGAGTAGTAGTAGGGCGTTGCCGCATCGAACTCGGCGGCGCACGTGTCGACGAGCTTGTAAGCGGGAGTCGACGGTTCAACACGCTCTCCGCGTAGGGCGCTGATCATGGCGTCGGAGAACCCGGCGCGCCGCAGCTCGCGCACGTCGCCCTCCCTCTCGAGGCGAACGATCGTGGCCATGCGGTCGACAAACCAGCGATCGATCCCGCTTCTGGCCGCCAGCGATGCCGGGTCGGCGCCGTCCCGGAGCGCAGCCAGCAGCGCGAAGAGCCTGCGGTCGTTGGGCTGGTCGATCAATTCGGCGCGCGCCAGGTCCGAGGCGGCGGGCGGTTTCTGCTCCAGCGAGCGCATGGCCTTGGTCAACGCGGCTTCAAACGTCCGCTCGATCGCCATCACCTCACCGGTCGACGCCATCTGCGTGCCGAGGCGCCGGTCGCCGGCGGGGAACTTGTCAAACGGCCAGCGGGGGATCTTGACCACGCAGTAGTCGAGCGCCGGCTCGAACGCCGCGAATGTCCGGCCGGTGACCTCGTTCCGGATCTCGTCCAGACGCCTCCCCACCGCCACCTTCGCGGCCACGCGGGCGATGGGATATCCGGTCGCCTTGGAGGCCAGGGCCGAGGAGCGGCTCACCCGCGGGTTGACCTCGATCACGTAGTAGGTCGAGCTCTTCGGGTCCAGGGCGAACTGGACGTTGCACCCGCCCTCGATGCCGAGCGCGCGGATGATGCGAATCGCCGACGACCGCAGCATCTGGTGGTCGCGGTCCGACAGGGTCTGCGCCGGCGCGACGACGATCGAGTCGCCGGTGTGGACGCCCATCGGGTCGAGGTTCTCCATGTTGCAGACCGTGATGCAGGTGCCGGCCGCGTCCCGCATCACCTCGTACTCGAGCTCCTTCCAGCCCCAGAGCGAGCGCTCGACGAGCACCTGGTGGATGGGCGACGCGTCCAGCCCGCGCTGCGCGATGCGCCTCAGCTCGTCTTCGGTGGTGACGAAGCCGCCGCCGGTGCCCCCCAGCGTGTACGCCGGCCGGATGACCAGCGGCAGCCCGGCCTCGCTCGCGAAAGCCGCCACGTCCTCGAGCGACTCGCACACTCTTGACACGGGCACCGGCTCGCCGAGGTCCTGCAGCATCTTCTTGAAGGCCTCGCGGTCCTCCGCCTTGCGGATCGTTTCGATGCTCGCGCCCAGCAGCCGGACGTGGTGGCGGTCGAGCACGCCGGCGCTGGCCAGCTCGGTGGCAAGGTTGAGGCCGGTCTGGCCGCCAAGGGTGGGCAGCAGCGCATCGGGCCGCTCGCGAGCGATCACACGCTCGACCGCGTCGACGGTCAGCGGCTCGAGGTAAACGCGGTCCGCCACCTCCTCGTCGGTCATGATCGTGGCCGGGTTGGAGTTGACGAGCACGGTGGTGATGCCTTCCTCGCGCAGGGCCTTGCAGGCCTGCGTGCCGGCGTAATCGAACTCGGCGGCCTGGCCGATGACGATCGGCCCGGAGCCGAGGATCAGCACCTTCCTGGGCTTTTCAGGTTGCGTGGCCCCCCCGACCGCCCTGAGCACCGGGCGCCGGTTGCGGACCATCTCGACGAAGCGGTCGTACAGGTGCTGGTTGTCCTGCGGCCCCGGACAGCCTTCGGGGTGGTACTGGACGCTGAACGCGGGCAGGGTGCGGTGGCCGAGGCCCTCCACCGAGCCGTCGTTCAGGTTGCGCTGCGAGACGAAGAAGTCGCCCGCCGGGACCGACGCGGCGTCGACCTGGAACTCGTGGTTCTGGCTGGTGATGTGGACCCCGCCGGTCTCGAGGTCCTTGACCGGGTGGTTGGCGCCGTGATGACCGAACGGCAGGCGCGAGGTGCTGGCCCCCGCGGCGCGGCCGAGGATCTGATGGCCCAGGCAGATGCCGAACAGCGGGATTCGGCCCAGGGCGCGGCGCGCCAGCTCCACGGGGCCGTCGAGCACCGCCGGGTCGCCCGGCCCGTTCGAAAGCACGATCCCGTCCGCCCCGGTTGCCTCGACGTCCGCCCAGGTTGTGGTGTGCGGCAGCACGATGACGCGGCAGCCGCGCTCGCGGAGCGAGCGGAGGATGTTCGTCTTGACGCCGTAGTCGACGACCGCGATCGACAGCCCCGCCCCGTCGCTTCGGTGCGCCGGTCGCAGCTCCCCGGGGAGCGCCTCGAGCCACTCCGCCCTCACGGTGCGTGAGGTTGCGGCGACGAGATCCTGCTCGGACAGCGGCGCCACCCGGCGCGCCGCCAGCGCCAGCTCGGCCAGCCGCGCCTGGTCGGGAGGCTTGGATTCGTGAGTTAGGACCGCGCGCAGCGTGCCGCGTGTGCGCAGGTGCCGGGTCAGCGCCCGCGTGTCGATCTCGGTGATCGCCGGGACTCGCCACCGCCGGAGGTACTCGTCGAGCGAGGCCTCGCTCGAGTGATGGCTCGGGCTTGGGCAGGCCCAGCGCACGATGACCGCCCTCGCCCACGGCCGCGCCGACTCCGCATCGGCCTCTCGCACGCCGTAGTTCCCCTGCAGCGGATAGGTCATGCACACCATCTGGCCGGCGTAGGAGGGGTCGGTGATCACCTCCTGGTAGCCGGTCATGGCGGTGTTGAAAACGACCTCTCCTTCGCCGATGACGTCAGCGCCCAAGGCCGCGCCGACGAAGGCCCGGCCGTCCTCGAGCACGAGTGCCGCCAACCGCTTGCTAGCCGGCAACGATCACCGCCTGGTCGATACCGTCCTCCTCAGCGACGAGGACCTCGATCCGCTCCGAGTCCGAAGTCGGGACGTTCTTGCCCACGTAGTCGGGCCGGATGGGAAGCTCGCGGTGGCCGCGATCGACCAGCACCGCCAGCTGAATCGCGCGGGGGCGGCCGAAGTCCATCAGGGCATCCATCGCCGCGCGCACGGTGCGGCCGTGGTGGATGACGTCGTCCACGAGCACCACGACCTTGCCGTCCACGTCCGGCATGCTCGATGCGGTGTGATGCGCCGGCTCCCGGAGGTGGCGGTCGTCGCGATGCCTGGAGGTGTCGAGCGCGCCGACCGCGACCGGCGCCCCTTCCAGCTCCCTCAGCTTGGCCGCGAGGCGCAGCGCGAGGTGGTCGCCCTTGGCGACGATGCCGACCAGCACCAGGTCGCCGGCCCCCCGGTTGCGTTCGACGATCTCGTGCGCGATACGGGAGAGCGAGCGCCGGATCTGCTCGGCGTCCATCACGGTCGCTTTGAGCCGCCCCTGGGTGACGCTCATGCCATGACGCGCTCGAGCAGCGCCATCCGGATGTGGAGCCCGTTTCTCGCCTGCCTGAAGTACGCGGCGCGTGGGTCGGCATCGACCTCCGGCGCGATCTCGTCCACGCGCGGGAGTGGGTGCATCACGATCGCGTACTTGCGCATCAGCGCGAGCGAGCCGTTGTCGATCCGGTACACGCCTTTGAGCGCGTTGTAGACCTCGGGGTCAGTGAAGCGTTCCTTTTGGATCCTCGTCTGGTAGACGACGTCGACCTCGGGCAGCACGGATTCAAGGTCCTCTGTCTCGACCCAGGGTACGTGGTGCTCATCCAGGTGGGCCTTGAGGTCGTCCCTCATGGCGACCTGCGGCGGCGCGACGAACCAGAACTTGATGTCCTTGAATTTGCTGAGCAGATAGGTGAGCGAGCGGACCGTGCGGCCGTTGGCCAGGTCCCCGACCATCGCGACCCGGATGCCATCGATCCGGTCCAGTTCGTCGCGGATCGTGTAGAGATCGAGCAGAGCCTGCGTCGGGTGCTGTCCCGGCCCGTCACCGGCGTTGATGACCGGCACCGTGCTGACGGCAGCGGCGCGCCTGGCGGCGCCCTCCTCGTAGTGACGCAGCACGATCACATCGGCGTAGCCGCCGACGATGCGGATCGTGTCCTCGAGCGTCTCGCCCTTGGCGGCGGAGGAGAACTCGCGGGCATTGTCCGTGCCCATCGTCTGGCCGCCAAGGCGCATCATCGCCGCCTCGAAAGAAAGGCGGGTGCGGGTCGACGGCTCGTAGAAGAGAGCCGCCATCACCTGGCCGTTGAGCCGGCCGGAGAACCGATGCGGCTCGCTCTTCATCTCCTCGGCGCGCGTCAGGAGGTCTTCGAGCAATGATCGGGAGAACTGCTGGCTTTCGATGACGTGCCGCAGCCGGGAGCCGATCGCCATGAAAAATCCTCCTTCCTGGTCTCTCGGGACCAGACTTAAAGGAACTGACCGCTCGCAGCATTTTAGCAGCCGGAAGCAACGCCGGGCGGCACCGCTCAGCTACCGTAGGTGGCCATGAACAAGAGGCCGGGGCAGATCAAAGTCACGATCGACGCGGGGCATTGCTCCTTCTGCGCCCGCACGCGCAACCTCCGCCGCGAGGAGCGGCACCTCGGCACGCTGGTCCGCACCGTCGTCACGTGCGAGAGCTGTCACCGGACGCTGTCGAGCTCGATGGGCCTCGCCGGCGCCGACACCCCGGCGGTCGCCGAGCCGGCCCCAACGACTGAAGACGCGACCCCGGCCGCGGCCGCGGTCGAAGACCCGCCTGAGCCCAAGCCGGCCAAGCGGGCAGCGGCGCCTCGCGCCGCCGCCGCCGCCAAGCCGAAGGCGCCCAAGAGCCGAGCTCCCAAGACGAAGTGAGCCCGGAGGCGGTCAAAGTCCATCGCCTGGACATTCCCGTCGTTCTCGCACGCCGCGGCCGTTCCGGCGCCGGTAAGGGGACGATAATTCGGGCATGACTGAGGCTGTGATCGTCGCTTGCGGCCGCTCTCCGATCGGCAGGGCCAGAAAGGGATCGCTCGTCGACGTCCGGCCTGACGACCTCGCGGCCCACGTGGTGACCAAGGTGCTGGAGCAGGTGCCCGAGCTCGACCGCGCCGAGATCGAAGACCTCATCTGCGGCTGTGGCTTGCCGGGTGGTGAGCAGGGTCACAACATCGGCCGGGTGGTCTCGATCCTCGCCCGCCTCGACGTCCCCGGCGTCACCGTGAACCGGTATTGCTCCTCCTCGCTGATGACGACGCGGATGGCTGCGCACGCCATCGAGGCGGGCGAAGGCGACGTTTTCCTGTCGGTCGGCGTCGAGTGCGTATCGCGCTACGGCAGCGGCTATCCGGACGCACCTGACACCTACAACTCCAGGCTGGTCCCCGGGAACACCGACGAGTATCCCGACATCTACATCGCCATGGGACAGACCGCCGAGAACGTGGCGAGTCGCGAGGGGATCAGCCGCGCAGAGCAGGACCGCTTTGCCGTCAAGAGCCAGGAGGCGGCGGTCAGGGCCCGAGACGATGGTTTCTTCGACCGCGAGATCGTCCCGGTGCCTCTCCCCAACGGCCAGCTTTTCACCCGGGACGACGGACCGCGGCCGGGGACGACCATGGAGGTGCTGGCCGCGCTGAAGCCGGCGTTCCGCGAGGACGGCACCGTGACCGCGGGCAACGCGTGCCCGCTCAACGATGGCGCCGCGGCGGTCGTTGTCATGTCCGACCGCAGGGCCAAGGAGCTCGGGCTCAGGCCCCTGGCGCGCATCGTGTCGACGGGC
The sequence above is drawn from the bacterium genome and encodes:
- the pyrR gene encoding bifunctional pyr operon transcriptional regulator/uracil phosphoribosyltransferase PyrR, translated to MSVTQGRLKATVMDAEQIRRSLSRIAHEIVERNRGAGDLVLVGIVAKGDHLALRLAAKLRELEGAPVAVGALDTSRHRDDRHLREPAHHTASSMPDVDGKVVVLVDDVIHHGRTVRAAMDALMDFGRPRAIQLAVLVDRGHRELPIRPDYVGKNVPTSDSERIEVLVAEEDGIDQAVIVAG
- a CDS encoding acetyl-CoA C-acyltransferase, translated to MTEAVIVACGRSPIGRARKGSLVDVRPDDLAAHVVTKVLEQVPELDRAEIEDLICGCGLPGGEQGHNIGRVVSILARLDVPGVTVNRYCSSSLMTTRMAAHAIEAGEGDVFLSVGVECVSRYGSGYPDAPDTYNSRLVPGNTDEYPDIYIAMGQTAENVASREGISRAEQDRFAVKSQEAAVRARDDGFFDREIVPVPLPNGQLFTRDDGPRPGTTMEVLAALKPAFREDGTVTAGNACPLNDGAAAVVVMSDRRAKELGLRPLARIVSTGLSALAPEFMGLGPIDASRQALKRAKMTIDDIDIVEINEAFAAQVIPAARGIGVDPFSDKLNPHGGAIALGHPFGMTGARILCTLLNGLREKNKAYGLETMCVGGGQGMAMIVERLN
- the carB gene encoding carbamoyl-phosphate synthase large subunit, with translation MVRNRRPVLRAVGGATQPEKPRKVLILGSGPIVIGQAAEFDYAGTQACKALREEGITTVLVNSNPATIMTDEEVADRVYLEPLTVDAVERVIARERPDALLPTLGGQTGLNLATELASAGVLDRHHVRLLGASIETIRKAEDREAFKKMLQDLGEPVPVSRVCESLEDVAAFASEAGLPLVIRPAYTLGGTGGGFVTTEDELRRIAQRGLDASPIHQVLVERSLWGWKELEYEVMRDAAGTCITVCNMENLDPMGVHTGDSIVVAPAQTLSDRDHQMLRSSAIRIIRALGIEGGCNVQFALDPKSSTYYVIEVNPRVSRSSALASKATGYPIARVAAKVAVGRRLDEIRNEVTGRTFAAFEPALDYCVVKIPRWPFDKFPAGDRRLGTQMASTGEVMAIERTFEAALTKAMRSLEQKPPAASDLARAELIDQPNDRRLFALLAALRDGADPASLAARSGIDRWFVDRMATIVRLEREGDVRELRRAGFSDAMISALRGERVEPSTPAYKLVDTCAAEFDAATPYYYSCWEEESESSEAGRAPHAQAKGATSNRAARTALVIGSGPIRIGQGIEFDYCSVHAAWSLRKAGVRAVLVNSNPETVSTDFDTSDRLYFDPLDLDGAAQVAEVEGVEGALVQFGGQTSINLAASLEERGVAILGSTVEAIDLAEDRRAFAKALDAIGIPQPVGGTTTTVEEAIVIAERAGYPVLVRPSYVLGGRAMEIVHDRRGLERYMVWAISALPRGTVLVDKYLQGDEVEVDAVTDGETVVIPGVMQHVERAGVHSGDSYAVYPAPGLETSELEDVVDYTVRIARHLRLRGLVNVQYVVHRGKVHVLEVNPRASRTVPFLSKVTGVPMVDMATRVMLGEKLSDMGWATGLCPARPLVAVKAPVFSMNKLPAVDSYLGPEMKSTGEAIGIDRTLTGALRKAFAASGMHVKRGGGALLTIADADKPEIFPIVSRLVQMGCRLVATEGTAKALRQAGFSPRVVAKIGDEGPTVVDVITRGEVDLVINTMSNIYTDPSEAGGPVFKDGFEIRRAAVERRIPCLTSLDTAAALVESAAAAPGEMEVRTIEEWREGGVARPGS
- the pyrB gene encoding aspartate carbamoyltransferase — protein: MAIGSRLRHVIESQQFSRSLLEDLLTRAEEMKSEPHRFSGRLNGQVMAALFYEPSTRTRLSFEAAMMRLGGQTMGTDNAREFSSAAKGETLEDTIRIVGGYADVIVLRHYEEGAARRAAAVSTVPVINAGDGPGQHPTQALLDLYTIRDELDRIDGIRVAMVGDLANGRTVRSLTYLLSKFKDIKFWFVAPPQVAMRDDLKAHLDEHHVPWVETEDLESVLPEVDVVYQTRIQKERFTDPEVYNALKGVYRIDNGSLALMRKYAIVMHPLPRVDEIAPEVDADPRAAYFRQARNGLHIRMALLERVMA